The following is a genomic window from Dioscorea cayenensis subsp. rotundata cultivar TDr96_F1 chromosome 10, TDr96_F1_v2_PseudoChromosome.rev07_lg8_w22 25.fasta, whole genome shotgun sequence.
tCTTGAGGATCACCTTaatcaaattttgttaaaagtaaaaaataataaataaaaaaaaagaaaacaactcaATAAGAAAGCCACAGCACAACAATTAACAAGTGAATAAATTGCAAGCATATGAAAGCCTATGTGTGGTTTAACACAAATGCATGAATTGCAATTGACCCATTGGAAATAACAGAGCTATGATATAAAAAGTAGTTACCATGACATCAAATTGCTCTGGTTTTGAAACAAGCTGCATGCAGCAGTTATCCACAATAATCTCATTGTACTTGATTCCAGGGTATTTTGTTGCAACCTCACGGCAAGATTCTAGGAAGAGACCATCAGCAAGCTTCATGATATTGGCCTTATGCACTGCCGTTACTTTCTTTCTATTGTTCAGATATGCATACTCAAAAGCATACTTTGCAATGCGCTCTGAACAGAACTTTGTTATCACCTAGGAAAATTGTATGAGTGAGGAAATaacctaaacaaaaataataaacaattaattaacaagTTCTTTAAGGGACTGACTAGAGCAACAGAGCAAACTTGGAAAGCTAACTAAAACCAATTAGTGATCCATATTGACTCATGTTTATGAAGCTAGTCTGGACGTGCGTATCCATATGGACCCTCTATATGACAGAAAGGAGGCTGCAGCTACCACATCAATCATCTCCATACTAGGACACAAAAAACATTGAACAAcagcatgaaaaatatataattcaaaatgaatagaCATATCATGATGAGTTTCTGGCTAAAATAGACAGCATTTGCTTATCAGTGCAAAGATTAATCACATGATGACaaggggaagaaaaaaaaaaaaggaatcaaTGGTTCACTCTCAGGAGAACCCTTTCCCTCCTCAGttcctaattaattattaacatcTAATTAGATTGGGCAATTCAATTATTCAAATTTAAGAACATAAGCtcctttccttttattttacCCGAATTTTGAACCATAAGACTATCCATTTAGTCACTGGACCTAACTCTAAATTGAGAATCAATTCTGTATCCTTCCAAAAACCAAAACAGTGTATTTTGTAACGATCCAGTaagataaattcaaaattttaccttaaaaaaaaaaaaattccaaatttcttattttatcaaGGGTTTATCAAGTCAATAACCCTTGATAAACATAAGATCCAATCTAAGAGAAGAAACTAAGGTGATGGTACCAAGATCTAAAgcgacaaaaaataaataaataaaacaataaatttgacaaaaatctaaaacattGATATCACAAAAAAGTCCaaaccacaaaaataaaaatcaaaacaagctTGATTACAGAAGTATCACTACCTTAAGACTTTCGACGACGCCAGGAACCACCTCATGTTCCAAACCCGAGTACTCACCCTCCGTGTTCTCCCTGATCACAACGATATCAACGTTCTCATGCCTCGTCGGCAATCCAGGAAGATTAAAGCAATTAACCAGCGATGCATAGAGATCAAGCTCCTTCCTCAATTGCACATTGAGAGAGCTCACACCACCACCAACAGGCGTCGCAAGGCCACCCTTGAGGCAAACCTTGTTCCTCCGAATCGATTCAATGACCTCCGACGGGACACTCGTCATATCCCCATGAACCTCGTACGTCTCAAAGTACACAGGCGCATGCATCGCATCCATCACCTGCTGCACGGCGCCGGTGACCAGAGGGCCGATCCCATCGCCAGGAATCAAAGTCACCGCTCTCGGGGCTCCGTCGCCGGGGCGCGGCATGTAGGTAACGGATCGGCGGGATTCGGGAAATCCTAGCCCTAGGGAAGGGTTGGGAGAGGATTGGGAGGCCCGGAGGAGATGGCGTAGGGTTGGGAAGGAACGCCTCgccatggctagggtttgggatTGGAGCTCGGCGGCAACGTTGAAGAAGGAGGTTCTCACGAGAAGGAGAACTTCGGAAAGGAAGGAAGAAGGACGGGGGTTTGATCGAAGAGGACAAGCGATGCTTTGAGATTCGGGTTCAATCCAAGCGAATCAGCTGACCGCGTCCTGTGACAAAAAAGCTCACCGTGTGAGAATATCAGaggttatttgtttatttatttattttttaaaatcaagtttgatttaaaaaaatttggtcaAATATCATTATCATCTCAATactgaattttgatttatttctaaatgtttactaaaattattaattattttagtagcATGTCACTGAAATAGATTAGTATTTTCACTAGCTGATTTAGAGGCTGAAAAAAACTTAGTCAGCACACTGTCAAAAAATGATCTATGGCCTCCACATCAGTTAATGAAGATGTTAATTCATTGGGTaacttaccgatgaaataattagtaattttaatgTGCATTgcgaaataaatcaaaattcagtGATCAAATGATATTTCACTAGACTTAaatgatttatcaaaaaaaaataaccaatattggatgtagtttttatttttctaaacttatttttttaagccctgctattttaaattataatttttattagtctTGAAATTAATTACAAATCCCCTTTTTTTACGcatccctttttttatttttgttactaTTCTCATAACATTGGGTTTATTCTCATAATATTCTTTTCATGCAtgccccttttttttattattgttactattaatcacaaaatatgtgaaaatgaattattttcaaCAATATAACAAATCACATTAAAAATCATAGACgaaacaaataacaaatgcaTAATATTACAACATAATATAGGAAAGAAATATTATCTCATCAATTTTAAGAACCTTCTGACAAATGTGCTATCAATGTTTTATGAAAAGAACTTAAAGAaggaaataaaattttggttACAGATTTAAGCACAATTATTGATCATAATATTGTTGCTTATATTCAATCTGAACAAGCATGAATTATGCAAAAAAGAGAATATTTTTAACAACCTCCTTTAGCTTCAAAtccttttgaaaaaaattatttcgaCAATCTTAGTGGAAGTAGTGCT
Proteins encoded in this region:
- the LOC120270518 gene encoding isocitrate dehydrogenase [NAD] regulatory subunit 1, mitochondrial, encoding MARRSFPTLRHLLRASQSSPNPSLGLGFPESRRSVTYMPRPGDGAPRAVTLIPGDGIGPLVTGAVQQVMDAMHAPVYFETYEVHGDMTSVPSEVIESIRRNKVCLKGGLATPVGGGVSSLNVQLRKELDLYASLVNCFNLPGLPTRHENVDIVVIRENTEGEYSGLEHEVVPGVVESLKVITKFCSERIAKYAFEYAYLNNRKKVTAVHKANIMKLADGLFLESCREVATKYPGIKYNEIIVDNCCMQLVSKPEQFDVMVTPNLYGNLVANTAAGIAGGTGVMPGGNVGQDHAIFEQGASAGNVGNDKIVEQKKANPVALLLSSAMMLRHLQFPSFADRLETAVKRVILEGKYRTKDLGGSSTTQEVTDAVIAQLD